One segment of uncultured Tolumonas sp. DNA contains the following:
- a CDS encoding LemA family protein, with protein sequence MTGFLVVLGLLLLVTFWLVSIYNQLVTLKGRYQNGFAQIEVQLKRRYDLIPNLVETAKGYLQHESQTLTAVTEARNAALAGLKAATAAPGSSQAMQQLAAAEQQLQGALQGLSVQIEAYPDLKANQNMLQLSEELTATENRVAFARQGFNDSVTAYNIYRNQFPNTLVANRFGHTTDASLLEIENPQEYRQAPKVSF encoded by the coding sequence ATGACCGGATTTCTGGTGGTGTTAGGGCTGCTCTTGCTCGTAACATTCTGGTTAGTTTCTATTTATAACCAACTGGTGACACTCAAAGGTCGTTACCAGAATGGCTTTGCGCAAATAGAGGTACAACTCAAACGCCGTTATGATTTGATCCCGAATCTGGTCGAAACAGCAAAGGGGTATTTACAGCATGAAAGCCAAACCCTGACCGCAGTAACCGAAGCGCGTAACGCGGCACTGGCCGGGCTCAAAGCGGCAACCGCAGCCCCGGGCAGTTCACAGGCAATGCAACAATTAGCAGCCGCTGAACAACAACTACAGGGTGCCTTGCAAGGTCTGAGTGTGCAGATCGAAGCTTATCCTGATCTAAAAGCAAATCAAAACATGCTGCAATTATCCGAAGAGCTGACGGCCACTGAAAATCGGGTCGCTTTCGCTCGCCAAGGGTTTAATGACAGCGTAACCGCCTACAACATTTATCGTAATCAATTCCCCAACACATTGGTTGCTAACCGTTTTGGGCACACGACCGATGCTTCATTACTGGAAATAGAAAATCCACAGGAATACCGTCAAGCGCCAAAAGTCAGCTTCTAA
- a CDS encoding M48 family metallopeptidase: MDFYRYQDQAKKLSTRLLILFFAGLISLSAALTLAGLFLWQLTDQVIHIDTNSQFWHWYVIGNITIFAALVLITLLKYSSLCKGGRVVAETLGARYVHVNTQDPGDHRLRNVVEEMALAAGMPVPSVYVLDEEPGINAFAAGMGINDAVIVVTQGAISYLTRDELQAVVAHEFSHIQHGDIRLNQQLAALIGSLMFLGELGRWLSQGSGRGRHHGLGGSQNKSSSAVPFFGLTLMLLGAAGTVWGKLMKSALNRQREFLADASAVQFTRYAAPLASALKKVGGHRYASLIFHPQAETFSHLFFSQGLSQNFRGWLASHPPLQERIRRLEPDWDGMYYANLQPMADEPPPLLPSAFTAAVQLKAAGNDDLATLLLAQSALTLTPVDKPNAVVQDAQNNKPQGQPSEAAPVLYDTTAPSEWLPLLPDALVKAARSPFDARFLLYRLVLADDHPTRRIQCDLLGQETSAVAALAQQSIPCGLRLALVELAIPSLKELTAEQYQVFHSMLWQLIQADQQTSFAEWLLYRMLTHQLTPHFSHEARQFVKYRDINTVMPAIELWLSYLAHQADNDQDAARIFSAGVAQLPQAALTLQPLPTQDVLGNALDQLQQSSPVIRFNFLQAIVKAIEYDGKISAHEAELFQMLTYCLDCPIPPPHILSETKKTAH; encoded by the coding sequence ATGGATTTTTATCGTTATCAGGATCAAGCAAAAAAGCTCAGCACACGCTTGCTCATTCTGTTTTTCGCAGGACTCATCAGTTTATCTGCAGCGCTGACGCTGGCGGGTTTATTTTTGTGGCAATTAACCGATCAGGTGATCCATATCGATACCAATAGCCAGTTCTGGCATTGGTACGTGATCGGTAATATCACCATATTCGCCGCCTTAGTGCTGATCACACTGCTGAAATACTCCAGCTTATGTAAAGGCGGCCGGGTGGTGGCAGAAACACTCGGTGCCCGTTATGTACACGTGAATACACAAGATCCTGGTGATCACCGACTGCGAAACGTCGTTGAAGAGATGGCGCTGGCCGCAGGGATGCCGGTGCCGAGTGTGTATGTATTGGATGAAGAGCCCGGGATCAATGCATTTGCTGCCGGCATGGGCATTAATGATGCAGTCATAGTGGTCACGCAAGGTGCAATCAGTTATCTCACACGCGATGAGTTACAAGCGGTCGTTGCGCATGAATTTAGCCATATTCAACATGGTGACATACGGTTGAATCAGCAATTGGCGGCACTGATTGGTAGTTTGATGTTTCTCGGCGAACTCGGCCGTTGGTTATCGCAAGGTTCAGGTAGAGGACGACATCATGGCTTAGGCGGCTCGCAAAACAAAAGCAGTTCTGCCGTGCCTTTTTTTGGTTTAACCCTGATGTTACTGGGTGCCGCCGGTACTGTTTGGGGAAAACTGATGAAATCAGCGCTGAATCGGCAGCGTGAATTTCTGGCCGATGCCTCAGCAGTACAATTCACCCGCTATGCCGCACCGCTTGCCAGTGCCCTGAAAAAAGTTGGCGGACATCGTTATGCCTCGCTGATCTTCCACCCGCAGGCGGAAACATTTAGTCATCTGTTTTTCAGCCAGGGATTATCACAGAATTTTCGCGGCTGGCTGGCAAGTCATCCCCCCTTACAAGAGCGGATCCGGCGCTTAGAGCCCGATTGGGATGGTATGTATTATGCCAATTTGCAACCAATGGCCGATGAACCGCCACCGCTGTTGCCATCTGCATTTACTGCCGCCGTGCAACTAAAAGCCGCTGGCAATGATGATCTGGCCACCTTGTTGTTAGCACAAAGTGCGCTGACTCTTACTCCGGTAGATAAACCCAACGCTGTCGTGCAAGATGCGCAAAATAATAAGCCGCAGGGGCAGCCTTCAGAGGCAGCACCGGTGTTATATGACACAACCGCGCCCAGTGAGTGGTTACCCTTATTACCGGATGCCTTGGTAAAAGCCGCTCGTTCGCCCTTTGATGCGCGTTTCTTGCTATATCGTCTGGTATTAGCCGATGATCACCCCACACGGCGGATACAATGTGATTTATTAGGGCAAGAAACATCGGCGGTTGCTGCGTTGGCACAGCAGAGTATTCCTTGTGGTCTACGACTGGCGCTGGTGGAGCTGGCGATCCCATCACTCAAAGAGCTGACAGCAGAACAATATCAAGTATTTCACAGCATGCTGTGGCAATTGATCCAAGCTGACCAGCAAACCTCGTTTGCGGAATGGTTACTTTATCGCATGCTAACCCATCAGCTGACCCCGCATTTTAGTCATGAGGCGCGTCAGTTTGTAAAATATCGGGACATCAATACCGTCATGCCAGCCATAGAACTATGGCTCAGTTATCTGGCTCATCAGGCCGATAACGACCAAGATGCTGCGCGCATTTTTTCCGCGGGCGTTGCGCAATTACCACAAGCTGCACTCACATTACAGCCGCTGCCCACGCAGGATGTGCTCGGAAATGCATTAGATCAGTTACAACAAAGCAGCCCTGTGATCCGTTTTAATTTCTTACAAGCGATAGTGAAAGCGATCGAATACGATGGAAAAATATCCGCTCATGAAGCCGAGTTATTCCAGATGCTAACCTATTGTCTGGATTGTCCGATCCCCCCACCGCACATTTTAAGCGAGACAAAAAAAACAGCACATTAA